The sequence GACGCTATACTTGGAATGCATCGTCAAGCGGGCGAAATCGGCGATCTCTTCCTCATTCAAATGGCGGCGGACGGCGACGTTGATTTTTACCGGTCCGGACAACGTTTCCAATGCGATTTTCAATCCATCCATCACCTGTCCCAGATCGCCGCCGCCGGTGATTCTCTTGAATTTCGCCGCATCGAGACTTACCAGGCTGACGTTAATCCGTTGCAGCCCCGCCTGGGCCAGCGCGTCAATTTGTTCAGCGAGGAAATAGCCATTCGTCGTCAAGCCAAGGTCTTTCAATCCCTCCAATCGGCTCAGTGCTTTGATTAAAAGGGGAAGGTCTCGGCGCAAGAGCGGCTCGCCGCCGGTCAGGCGGATTTTTCGAACGCCTTCCAGCGTAAAAATGCGGGCGATGCGGATCAATTCTTCCAATTTAAGAGAAACATCTTGGTCCAAGGCGTCTAGCTCGCCGTCCGGCTTGCAAAAACAGCAACGGAAATTGCACCGGCTAGTAACCGATAGGCGCAAATAAGCGATCCGTCTATCGAAACGATCGGTTAAAGTACGATTCATGTCCGTATTCATCGTCATTTCCTCGCTCAGGCATCATACTCTTTATTTATGGTGAGATAAAGAAAAAAACGATTGAATCGCGGGAAGCGGCTTCTTATAATAAATGCGCCCCATCCAACTATCCCAGTCTCCCAGTCTCCCAGTCTCCCAGTCGCCTTGTCTCCTTGTCGCTTTTAGCGGGTTGCGCTTCGCTTTGAGTCCACCCTACAAATTTTATTTCCCAATACAAAAGCGAGAGAAGACGATCTCGATGATATCGGGAGTTGAGTACGAGCCATCCAATTCGGCTAGTTCCTGCAAGGCAAGGCGTAATTCTTCCGCTATGATTTCCAAGGGGGAGGCTTCTTCCAAGAATAGAAACGCCTGGCGGATTCTTTCCTCCATGCGCGACATCAAACTTTCCTGGCGGGCGTTGACGAGATAGGCCGATCCGGCTTCGGCGGGGAATCGGTTGGCGGTTTCTTTTTCCAATTGGACAATCAAGGCGTCGATCCCGCCTTCTTTGATGGCGGAAGCGGATATTACCGGCCAAGTCCAATCCTCATCCTCTAGCGAAGAAATCGCTTTGTCCTTCAACAGATCGTACTTGTTGGCTACTAGAATCACTCCCGCCTGTTCGTTGCTTTTACGCAATTCATCGAGAATGCGGCGGTCGTCCGGCGCAAGACCTTGCGACGCATCGTAGATATACAAAACGATAGGCGATGAATTCAATAAACGGAGGGATCGTTGAACGCCAATGGCTTCGATCTCCTCTTGGGTTTCGCGCAATCCGGCGGTGTCGATGAGCGTAAGAGGTTTGCCGTCCAGTTCGACGACGCCTTCGATGCTGTCGCGCGTAGTGCCGGGATGGGGAGTAACGATGGCGCGTTCGCGTCCCAAGAGGGCGTTGAACAGGCTCGATTTGCCGACGTTGGGCTTTCCCGCCAGGACGGCGGCGATGCCTTCTTGAAAACGCTGTTCCCGAATCGAACGGCGCTTTAAATCCGCAATCCGCTCCCAAAGAAGGCGCAAGCCGCTTTTCATCGCCGAACCGGCTGGCGCTTCCACGGCGTCGTCGGGGAATTCGATTTGAGTTTCCACCTCGGCCAAGATGGCGATCAACTGTTCCTTAACCTCTCCCAGTTCCTTGGAAAATGCGCCCTCCAGCATTCGCAGAGAAAGCGCCCGCGCCAATTGCGAGCGGCTCTCGATCAAGGAGTTAACAGCTTCCGCCTGGGCGAGATCCATCTTGCCGTTGCGCACGGCGCGAAACGTGAACTCTCCCGGTTCGGCGAAGCGCGCGCCCTGGCGATGGAGCAGTTCTAGAATTTTGCGCACAACAACCTCGCCGCCGTGGCAATAAATTTCCATCATTTCTTCGCCGGTATAGGAATGGGGTGCGGGAAAAACCGCTGCGAGTACTTCATCGGCGATTTCTTGCGTCTCTGGATCAACGATTGCGCCATGAATC comes from Candidatus Omnitrophota bacterium and encodes:
- the moaA gene encoding GTP 3',8-cyclase MoaA codes for the protein MNTDMNRTLTDRFDRRIAYLRLSVTSRCNFRCCFCKPDGELDALDQDVSLKLEELIRIARIFTLEGVRKIRLTGGEPLLRRDLPLLIKALSRLEGLKDLGLTTNGYFLAEQIDALAQAGLQRINVSLVSLDAAKFKRITGGGDLGQVMDGLKIALETLSGPVKINVAVRRHLNEEEIADFARLTMHSKYSVRFIEQMPIGAHTPWKREDALPVAAIRRQLQETFGLEPALDGDPYAGPAVRYRIPGACGELGFIGAITEDFCARCNRIRLTYDGKLRPCLLSNQETDLLHPLRNGASDDDLRALIRQVMQSKPERHNVNEADFVRSIRSMYQIGG
- the mnmE gene encoding tRNA uridine-5-carboxymethylaminomethyl(34) synthesis GTPase MnmE: MNKKAGIFLREDTIAAVATPPGRGAIAVIRLSGPRAISIGQCLFQSKGKSLTQHPRLMIHGAIVDPETQEIADEVLAAVFPAPHSYTGEEMMEIYCHGGEVVVRKILELLHRQGARFAEPGEFTFRAVRNGKMDLAQAEAVNSLIESRSQLARALSLRMLEGAFSKELGEVKEQLIAILAEVETQIEFPDDAVEAPAGSAMKSGLRLLWERIADLKRRSIREQRFQEGIAAVLAGKPNVGKSSLFNALLGRERAIVTPHPGTTRDSIEGVVELDGKPLTLIDTAGLRETQEEIEAIGVQRSLRLLNSSPIVLYIYDASQGLAPDDRRILDELRKSNEQAGVILVANKYDLLKDKAISSLEDEDWTWPVISASAIKEGGIDALIVQLEKETANRFPAEAGSAYLVNARQESLMSRMEERIRQAFLFLEEASPLEIIAEELRLALQELAELDGSYSTPDIIEIVFSRFCIGK